From Verrucomicrobiota bacterium:
AGGCCTTCCAGATGGTCATTGGCCTGGATGATCAGCGGATGCAGGGTATGCCGGGCTAATGCGTGGGCCGTCTCGCGGGCAAAGTTCGCGTTGCGAAACCAGCGGCTGAGGAGCGCGCGCGAACTGGGGAACGGATGCGTCAGGCACGGGATGGCGTGTGAGCGGCAATCCTCCGTCAGCCAACCATCTTTGGCGCAAACCAAGGCGGGTTGCCACGCGTGCATGCCGGGATGGCGCAGGAGCCTGGCCAGACACGTTTGCGCGCCGGCGCGATGCGTGCGTTGCTGTAGAAAAATGACGTTGCCATTCATGCCGGGGTGGCCGCTGGTGATGACGGCTGGCGCCACGTCAGGCTCCGGGTTACTGAGTTGGACGCCGGGCAATCACAAACAGGTCATCGCCGCCCCAGTAGCGCCCCAACAGCGCGTTGCGGATCGCGTAAATGATGGTCCGGCCCAGCGACGGTTTGCGATCACTGTATTCTCCGGACTCGACCACTTCCCAACCGGCGCGGCGCAGCAATTTGGACAGCGCCGAAATCGGGTACGGGCGCACATGGGTGGGGTCACGCCAAAAATCGCCCACGGCGCGGCGCATATTGGCGATATTCGGCGTCAAAATAACCATGGGCGATCCTGGCTTCAAGGCGCGATGAAGCAGGGTGAACAATTCCTCGACCTGGACAGGGGTGAAGTGTTCGACGATGTGAGAGACGTTGGCACCGTCAAAGGTGCCCGGCGGTACCGCCTTGAGGTGATCAAAAAAGCTGGCTTGGATCACTTGCAGCCCTTTTTGGCGGGAGCTGGCGCACAGGGCTTCATCCAGTTCGATACCGGTGCCATTCAGGCCGGATTCCTTGAGTAGTTCCAGAAAGTGCCCTTGGCCGGAGGCAATATCCACGATGGAACGGCAGGATTGAAGATATTTCAGGAAAGGGGTGAAGTAGCGGCGGGCCACTTCTCGTTCGCGTGGGTCTGGTACGTGCATGTTGCGAGGTTGTTAGGGGATGCGTTGGTGACAGATAGCGAGTTTATCGCCGGGTCATTTGACGTCGCTGGCCAGTCGCTGGAGTTCCTTGCCCTTAAGCCATTGAGTATTGTTGTCACTGCCGTACCAAAAGCCGTCCGGCAGGGGCGTCCCCTCGCTCCATTTGGTCTCATCCCAGAATGGGTGATTGGGTTTGATGATGTACATGTCCGCGAGTTCGACGGTGTTGCGCGCCTCGTCTTCGGACACCAGCACTTCATGCAGCTTTTCTCCAGGCCGGATGCCGATGGTCTCCACCTTGCATTCCGGGGCGATGGCCGCCGCCAGGTCCATGATATTCATGCTGGGAATCTTGGGGACAAACACTTCGCCGCCATGCATCCGCTCCATGGCGGTGGTGACGAGTTTCACCCCTTGTTCGAGCGTGATCCAAAACCGCGTCATGCGCCCATCGGTGATCGTGATTTTTCCCGTGGCTTGTTGCTTGAGGAACAACGGGATCACACTGCCGCGGCTGCCGACCACGTTACCGTAGCGCACGCAGCAGAAGCGTGTGTTGCCCGAGGCGGCATAGGTGTTGCCCTGGATGAACAGTTTTTCGGCGCAGAGCTTGGTGGCGCCGTACAGATTGATGGGGTTGACCGCCTTGTCCGTGCTGAGTGCCACGACGCGTTTGACGCCCCGATCAATCGCGGCATCAATAATATTCTTGGCGCCAATAATGTTGGTCTGGATGGCCTCGAACGGATTGTATTCGCAGGCGGGCACCTGTTTCAGCGCGGCGGCGTGGATGACCACATCCACCCCGGTAAAGGCGCGTTGCAGCCGGTCGCGATCCCGCACGTCCCCAATAAAAAACCGCAGATTGGGGTGTTTTTGCGGGGGGAACAACTGCTGCATTTCATGCTGCTTCAGCTCATCCCGGCTGAACACGATCAGCTTTTTGGGCTGTAAATCGCGCAGCACGGTTTCCGTGAACTTTTTACCAAAAGAACCGGTTCCGCCGGTGATCAAAATAACTGAGTCTCGCCAATTCATGGCGGGTATTAAATACAATTTCCAGAGCCATGACAAAGGAAACTTTGCAGACTATTGCCCTAATTTTTTCTGCTCGATGGCAGCGTTGATTTTTACCAGTTCAGGCTGGTGCTGTAACAATTCCAGAACTTGCTCTGTGGCAAAGACTTTACCGGGCCGGTACAGATGCTGGTAGATCGTTTCAATCAACGTCCAATCTTCCGGCGTATCGAGCGTCCAGCGGTAATGGGACCAGTTCTGGTCTCCTTCAAAATCGAAACGCTTGAAGAGTTCGGGGTGCTGATAAAGATAGGGGGTGACGTGTTCCCGTTCATAGGGTTTGATGGCCTCCCGATGGGCGCGTTCCAGCGCATTCATGGTGAATATCTCGGTATCCAACCCTCGGGGATAGGTGCGCTTCACCACGTTGCACAAGTAATCAAGCCGAACTCCCGCTTCGCGGGCCGCCTCAAAGTGACCCAGCATGTGGTCCAGCAACTCCCCATCGAACAACGGACAATCAGCGGTGATGCGTACCACTACCTCTGCATCGATGGATCGGGCGGCTTGGTAATAGCGATCCAGAACGTCCTGCTCACTGCCGCGATGACACGGCACGCCGATTTGTTGGCAAGCCCGCTCAATGGCTTCATCCTGAGGGGCTATCGTGGTGGCCACCAGGACGCCATGGAGACGTTTGGCCTGGCGCACGCGCGCGATCACGTGGCTCAGTACGGTTTGGCCGCAAAGCGATAGCAGAACTTTGCCGGGCAATCGGGTGGCGCCCATGCGGGCCTGGATGATGGCAATGGTCTTCATACTCGTTAATCCTTTGCGATCAGATCCCAGCTCAAAGGGGTGCCACGCGAAATGGATTGGGAGGCTCTTTTGCCCAGCACCTCCCGGAGATGCCGGGTGTGCAACCCATGTCCGGGCCGGATGGAACGCACGTTGGTTTCAGTGAAACGCTCTCCGGCTTGCACGTCCTCCACCACAAACAGCGAGCGGCGGAACATCCGGCTTTTGCTCTCATTCCCGCTGATTTCGTAGCTGACCCGGCCCAGCGCTTTTTCCGCGACGCGGATGGCTTGCACCATGGCCTTGAACTCGGGTGGTTCGAGGGAAAATGCGGAGTCCGGCCCCGGGATGGCCCGCGAGAGGGTGAAATGTTTTTCAATGATGCAGGCGCCGAGTGACACGGCCGCGATTGGCACCGCAATGCCCAAGGTGTGATCGGATAAGCCGACTGGCACTTGAAACCGCGCGGCGAGGTCGCCCAGGGTGCGCAGGTTCATTTCGTCCGGGCTGGCCGGGTAAGCGCTGGTGCATTTGAGCAGGGCCAATTGGGTGTTTCCCACTTGGCGCATGGTGTCCACGGCTTCCTGGATTTCCGCGAGGCTGGCCATGCCGGTCGAGGCCACAATGGGCTTGCCGGTGGCGGCGATTTTTTGCAACAGGGGAATATCCACTAGCTCGAACGAGGCGACTTTGTGCGCGGGCACCTTCAAGGATTCCAAAAAATCCACGGCGGTGAAGTCGAACGGGGTCGAGAAAAAATCCAGCCCGAGTTCTTGTGCAATGGCCATGAGTTTTGGGGTCCATTCCCAAGGCATGTACGCCTGCTGATATAGCTCATGCAGGGTGCGTCCATCCCAAAGCGTGCCGCCGCCAATGCGGAAATATTCATTATCGCAGGGGATGGTCAGCGTGTCGGCGGTGTACGTCTGTACTTTCACGGCGTCCGCGCCGGCCTCTTTCATCGCGCGGATGATATGGACTGCTTGGTCGAAGTTTTGGCCATGGTTGGCGGACAGTTCGGCGATGATATAGACCGGTTGGCCGGCACCGATCCGGTGCTGGTTGATGGTGAGTTCGTTATTCATTCCATACAGCTTTCACGGGTAAGATCACAGCGCCAGGCATCCTGATCCTGCACCACGGTTTTGTGCACGTTGCCGAATCCGGCATTTTGAAAAGCGCGCAACGAGGCCAGGTTTTCCGGTTTGATATAGGCGTGAATGATGTGGGTCTCTCCGCGTTGCTGAAATAAACGGCGGCAGCCGGCCCAAATCAGCAGGCTGCCGCGACCCTGGCCGCGCGCGGCGGCGTCCAGCGAAACCGAGATTACCGCAATTTGTCCGTCGCGCTCAAAGCGCACTTGGCCGGCTGGTTTTTGATCCGGCCCGCAAGCGATCCAAAGATCGCAGGCGGCATCGTGCAGTTTCCGTTCAAACCAAAGCGTGTGGGTTTCCCAGGGAATGGGATTGGAGGAGAACGAAACGGCGCGAACTTCCGGAGCATTCGCCCATTGGTGAATCAGGGCGCAGTCTTCCGCGGTTGCCGGACGAAATTGGAAATGAGTTTCATTCAGGCTCAGCCAAACCCGCAGACAGCCGCGCCCATCCACAAGTTTCCGGGCGGCTTGGGACATGGCGGCACGTAAAACCGGGTTGCCGGTCAAATTCTTTAGGGATTGAGCGATGGCCTGGGCGCTTAATAAATGATGCCAGCCCAGATTTTGGGCGGCTCCCTCGCGATCCAGCACCTCGCAGTTTAACAACTGGTTATCCGCCTGCGTGATGAGGAGCGTTGGCACGCCCATATACGCCAGTTCCCAGGCGGTGGTGCCGCCGGCGGTGATGGCCAGATCGGCTTGCGACATCAGTTCCGGCATGTTTTCGGCATTGCGCACTAGCCGGTGTGAGGTGCCGGCGACGGCGTTCTGCAATACTTGATAATTTGGCGAACTGGCACCGACGATGACCGTGGCGCTCAACGGCAGCCCGGTTTGGATCACTCCTTCGAGGGCTTTAAGCGCCACATTGTCCGGATCGCTCCCCCCCATGGTGATGAGGATGCGGCGGGCGGTATCCGGAATGTTGCGCTGCCAGTGCTGCCAGATCAAAAACTCGCGTCGCAGTTGCAGGTAGCGGCACCCCAGCAGCAGACGCGTGGAGGCGGTGATGCGCGGGTAGCGGGCGCGGGTAGCGCCAAGGCTTTGATTCAGCACCATGCTGGCGGAGTAATGGTTCAGCGATCCAAAATCATCCACCCAAAGAACGGCCAATCCGGCGTTTGCCAGGGAGTCTTGATAGGACTCGTAGAATTGGTATCCGTCCACCATGATCCAGGCGGCGGCGCGTGCTTTGGCCAGGCGGATTAGCTCGGCGGCATCCTCGAGACTCCCGAGTGGCGAGGTTAGCCGGCCGACTTCCAGACCCATTTTTTGGGCGCGCGCTTCAAAATATTCGGGAAGCAACCTGGGGGCCAGGATCGCCTGGCCGCCGTTGCGCAGCCAGATTTCCGCAAATGCCAGGCAACGCATGACATGTCCCGTTCCAATCTCGGGGCTGGCGTCGGTGCGAATGATCAGCAAGGGGGACATCAGGAGAGCAGGTGACGCAGCGTCGCCACCACCCGGTCTTGATCCGCATCCGTCAGGCTGGCGTACATGGGCAAACTGATGGTTTCGTGATAATACTGCTCCGCTTCAGGGCACCGGCCCGGCGCGAATCCCAGCTTGCGATAATACGGCTGCAAATGGACCGGGATGTAATGTAATTGGACCATGATGCCGGCCGCGTGTAAGGCCTCAAATACCTGCCGATGCGACACGTTGAGTTGTGCGCGTTGCAAGCGCACAACATACAAATGCCAGGCGGATTCGGTGTCGGGATGCTGCCATGGCAGGGTCAGGGGCAGGTTGGCCAAAAGTTCGCTGTATTGTCGGGCCAACTGTCGGCGGCGCCCCACGAATTTTTCGAGCTTGTTCATCTGGCTCGCTCCCAAGGCTGCCTGAATGTCCGTCATCCGATAATTATATCCCAGTTCCACCTGCTCGTAATACCAAGGACCATGGGATGCCTGTTCCATGAACTGGGGCTCGCGCGTGATGCCATGGGTGCGCAGGCGAATCAGTTGCTCATATAGCTCCTGGCGGTTCGTAAGTACCATGCCGCCTTCACCTGTGGTGATGATTTTAACGGGATGAAAACTGAATACGGCCAAATCCGAAAACCGGCAATCGCCAACGGGTTTACCTTGGTAGCGACCACCGATGGCATGCGCGGCATCCTCCATGATTTGGAAGCCGAACTGCTTCGACAGGCGCTGAATCGCCTCCATGTCGCAGGATTGCCCGGAAAAGTGAACCGGCACGACCACATCCGGTAACGCCTGATCTTTTTGAGCCTGGGCCAGTTTTTGTTCGAGTTGGGGTACACTCAGGTTGTAGGTGCGCGGGTCAATATCCACGAAATCCACTTGGGCGCCACAATACAACCCGCAGTTTGCGGACGCGACAAACGTGTTGGGTACTGTCCAAAGCCGACCACCGGGTTTGAGTCCCAGCGCCTTGGCACCAATATGCAGGGCGGCCGTGGCATTGCATACCGCAACCGCATATTTTACCCCGCAATAATCCGCGACGGCACGCTCGAACCGGGGGATGGCCGGACCTTGCGTCAACCAATCCGAACGCAACACTTCGACCACGGCATCAATATCGTTCGTATCAATGCTTTGACGTCCATAAGGCAGCTTTGGCGCGGCGGCGTTCATTTTGATCTGCTTGGTGCTTCAATTGATGGCAACCATCGTACTGTTAATCCAGCCATGGAGACCACTCTAGCCGGGCGGGCATCCGTGTCAATTCCAGGTTCGGCAGTTCAGGCATTATTCCAATGAGCTTTCAAGATAAGGCTAAGGCGCGCAGGATTTTGGGCGGCTGGCGAGACGCGAGCGAGGCGCATACCCGTAGCGGTCTGCAACGAGCGAGCAACGAAGCCAGCAGCTCAAAAGACCAGCGAATTAGTCTCATCTTGAAAGCGATTTGGAATTGGCCATCAGTTTAAGGATTTTGTCATGGACCTCGGTTTCCGTGATCCCCTCCATGCAGGGGTACGGCCGGGATTTATCGCAGACAAAGACGCGGGTCTGTTTGCACTGGCAAGCGCCCAGCACCAGCTCATGGCGGTTTTGCCAGGGATGCCAGCTCCATTCGGACGATGGGCCAAACAGGCAGACCGTGGGTGTTTGCACGGCGGCCGCGAGGTGCATGGCGACGGTATCCACGCCGCAAAACAGGGTGGCCTTGCTGATTAACCACGCCAGCTCGCGTAACGATGTGGCGCCCCGCGTCGCCGCATGTTTGTTCTGGCAGTGGCTGAGGATCCCATCCACATAGCTTTGCTCCCGTGGATCCGGACCACTGGTAAAGACGACCTTCAAGCCTTGGGTGGCAGTCAGCCAGTCAGCCACGCGTGCCCAGCGTTCTGGGAGCCATTGTTTGAAGGCCCACCGGCTGGTGGGATGAATCACGGCATACCGTTCCAATCCGGGTATGAACGGCAGGCGTTGCGCTAAAGCGGTGGTGTCTAGATTGCCAGTACAGATATACAAGGGACCGGGTTCGGCCTGAAGGTGCAACGACTCCGTTACGGTTCGGAAATCCCGCAGCACTTGATGATCGCGCGCCCATTGAAAATTAGCCAGTTGGTTGTAAAGGTAACGTTTTTTCCCTAATTCACCATAGGGGTTATTGGCGCAACGGGTTCGCGTAGCGGAAAGCAGCAGCCATAACCGGGCGCGATCCGAGTTGGATAAGTCGAAACCGTAATCATACCTTTGGGCGAACAGGCCGCGAACATTACGGAAAAAACCGGAGGCCATCCCCGCCGTCCGCTCCTGTTTGGGCGGAGTTTCCAGGTAAAGGTTGGACAGGTCGGGATTATCTTCCAGCGCGGCATGGGTTCCCCGGCGGACCATGACATCAATGCGTGCCGAGGGAAATTGCGTTCGCAAAAGCCGGAGCGTGGGCGTCATGAGCAGCACATCCCCCAAGTGCCCCAGCTTGACCAGCAATAATTTCATGGTGATGGCTGCATGGCGGTGCGCAAGGATTACTGCAAGCGCAGACTGGCGGTTATGTCTCGATCCGCCTCCGCGCCATCGGAGGGCCGCAAGGTTTTCTTATAAACAAAATCCTTGGTGGCATAACGGCCGGGAAACAGGGCAAACTTGAGCTTGAGCACCGGATCAAAGTTGTAGGGCAGATTTACTGTGCGTAACAGCTTTAACTTGATTCCTTTACGGTATTCGTTGAACGTGAACTCGCGGCGCACCTCTGGCTTGTGAAGGACCGCTTCCGCCAACAGGTTGGCGATCGCCAAGCTCGCGTTACCGTCCGGGCGGTGACACCACTTTGCCAGGTGCTGGATGCGCGCTTCGGCCAACTGCGGTTGGGCGGGTGTTTTGAGCTGCTGCTCCACCAGCGCAAGTAGCTGATCGGGCTGTTCGCAGCACACATTTAACCGGGCTATTTCCGGATGGTAAAAGAGCGGATGCTTTTCAAATACCAGTTCAATGGTGGGCTTTCCGGCAATCCACGCTTCCAAGGCGGTGGTGCACGTTTCACAGGAGAGTTCCAAGTCACTGTTCAGGATTAATTCAGTGATGTTGGATTGGGTATCCAGCCGGATTCGCTGGCGTTGCGGCCCGGGCAACCGGTCCAGCCAGGCTTCGTAGAACCCGGTGGTTTCCCGGGGATGTGGCCGCAGGACGATATCGTAGGCCTGGTTGGCCAA
This genomic window contains:
- a CDS encoding class I SAM-dependent methyltransferase yields the protein MHVPDPREREVARRYFTPFLKYLQSCRSIVDIASGQGHFLELLKESGLNGTGIELDEALCASSRQKGLQVIQASFFDHLKAVPPGTFDGANVSHIVEHFTPVQVEELFTLLHRALKPGSPMVILTPNIANMRRAVGDFWRDPTHVRPYPISALSKLLRRAGWEVVESGEYSDRKPSLGRTIIYAIRNALLGRYWGGDDLFVIARRPTQ
- the pseB gene encoding UDP-N-acetylglucosamine 4,6-dehydratase (inverting) codes for the protein MNWRDSVILITGGTGSFGKKFTETVLRDLQPKKLIVFSRDELKQHEMQQLFPPQKHPNLRFFIGDVRDRDRLQRAFTGVDVVIHAAALKQVPACEYNPFEAIQTNIIGAKNIIDAAIDRGVKRVVALSTDKAVNPINLYGATKLCAEKLFIQGNTYAASGNTRFCCVRYGNVVGSRGSVIPLFLKQQATGKITITDGRMTRFWITLEQGVKLVTTAMERMHGGEVFVPKIPSMNIMDLAAAIAPECKVETIGIRPGEKLHEVLVSEDEARNTVELADMYIIKPNHPFWDETKWSEGTPLPDGFWYGSDNNTQWLKGKELQRLASDVK
- a CDS encoding glycosyltransferase family protein, with product MKTIAIIQARMGATRLPGKVLLSLCGQTVLSHVIARVRQAKRLHGVLVATTIAPQDEAIERACQQIGVPCHRGSEQDVLDRYYQAARSIDAEVVVRITADCPLFDGELLDHMLGHFEAAREAGVRLDYLCNVVKRTYPRGLDTEIFTMNALERAHREAIKPYEREHVTPYLYQHPELFKRFDFEGDQNWSHYRWTLDTPEDWTLIETIYQHLYRPGKVFATEQVLELLQHQPELVKINAAIEQKKLGQ
- the pseI gene encoding pseudaminic acid synthase: MNNELTINQHRIGAGQPVYIIAELSANHGQNFDQAVHIIRAMKEAGADAVKVQTYTADTLTIPCDNEYFRIGGGTLWDGRTLHELYQQAYMPWEWTPKLMAIAQELGLDFFSTPFDFTAVDFLESLKVPAHKVASFELVDIPLLQKIAATGKPIVASTGMASLAEIQEAVDTMRQVGNTQLALLKCTSAYPASPDEMNLRTLGDLAARFQVPVGLSDHTLGIAVPIAAVSLGACIIEKHFTLSRAIPGPDSAFSLEPPEFKAMVQAIRVAEKALGRVSYEISGNESKSRMFRRSLFVVEDVQAGERFTETNVRSIRPGHGLHTRHLREVLGKRASQSISRGTPLSWDLIAKD
- the pseG gene encoding UDP-2,4-diacetamido-2,4,6-trideoxy-beta-L-altropyranose hydrolase, whose translation is MSPLLIIRTDASPEIGTGHVMRCLAFAEIWLRNGGQAILAPRLLPEYFEARAQKMGLEVGRLTSPLGSLEDAAELIRLAKARAAAWIMVDGYQFYESYQDSLANAGLAVLWVDDFGSLNHYSASMVLNQSLGATRARYPRITASTRLLLGCRYLQLRREFLIWQHWQRNIPDTARRILITMGGSDPDNVALKALEGVIQTGLPLSATVIVGASSPNYQVLQNAVAGTSHRLVRNAENMPELMSQADLAITAGGTTAWELAYMGVPTLLITQADNQLLNCEVLDREGAAQNLGWHHLLSAQAIAQSLKNLTGNPVLRAAMSQAARKLVDGRGCLRVWLSLNETHFQFRPATAEDCALIHQWANAPEVRAVSFSSNPIPWETHTLWFERKLHDAACDLWIACGPDQKPAGQVRFERDGQIAVISVSLDAAARGQGRGSLLIWAGCRRLFQQRGETHIIHAYIKPENLASLRAFQNAGFGNVHKTVVQDQDAWRCDLTRESCME
- the pseC gene encoding UDP-4-amino-4,6-dideoxy-N-acetyl-beta-L-altrosamine transaminase, coding for MNAAAPKLPYGRQSIDTNDIDAVVEVLRSDWLTQGPAIPRFERAVADYCGVKYAVAVCNATAALHIGAKALGLKPGGRLWTVPNTFVASANCGLYCGAQVDFVDIDPRTYNLSVPQLEQKLAQAQKDQALPDVVVPVHFSGQSCDMEAIQRLSKQFGFQIMEDAAHAIGGRYQGKPVGDCRFSDLAVFSFHPVKIITTGEGGMVLTNRQELYEQLIRLRTHGITREPQFMEQASHGPWYYEQVELGYNYRMTDIQAALGASQMNKLEKFVGRRRQLARQYSELLANLPLTLPWQHPDTESAWHLYVVRLQRAQLNVSHRQVFEALHAAGIMVQLHYIPVHLQPYYRKLGFAPGRCPEAEQYYHETISLPMYASLTDADQDRVVATLRHLLS
- the rfaQ gene encoding putative lipopolysaccharide heptosyltransferase III, whose amino-acid sequence is MKLLLVKLGHLGDVLLMTPTLRLLRTQFPSARIDVMVRRGTHAALEDNPDLSNLYLETPPKQERTAGMASGFFRNVRGLFAQRYDYGFDLSNSDRARLWLLLSATRTRCANNPYGELGKKRYLYNQLANFQWARDHQVLRDFRTVTESLHLQAEPGPLYICTGNLDTTALAQRLPFIPGLERYAVIHPTSRWAFKQWLPERWARVADWLTATQGLKVVFTSGPDPREQSYVDGILSHCQNKHAATRGATSLRELAWLISKATLFCGVDTVAMHLAAAVQTPTVCLFGPSSEWSWHPWQNRHELVLGACQCKQTRVFVCDKSRPYPCMEGITETEVHDKILKLMANSKSLSR
- a CDS encoding surface carbohydrate biosynthesis protein; the protein is MNNAKRIVILVDHRNRDLMLAALLAHHLQARGIECFLEPLEAYHAVLAAYAPDLIVFNHINSSHLVRYSQRLAQLNVLTAVLPNEGIIYDEASIRYNSGRYHKEAHIDYYFCWNEKHQAGLREHRLGQGATKIEVCGVPRFDFYFKPWSRLFPRTQNPARPVLLVCTNLAFARFAEIPESDADKFFAPFKDRIPQYRNYREAIQVHARERERLLQFLEALLANQAYDIVLRPHPRETTGFYEAWLDRLPGPQRQRIRLDTQSNITELILNSDLELSCETCTTALEAWIAGKPTIELVFEKHPLFYHPEIARLNVCCEQPDQLLALVEQQLKTPAQPQLAEARIQHLAKWCHRPDGNASLAIANLLAEAVLHKPEVRREFTFNEYRKGIKLKLLRTVNLPYNFDPVLKLKFALFPGRYATKDFVYKKTLRPSDGAEADRDITASLRLQ